Proteins encoded together in one ANME-2 cluster archaeon window:
- a CDS encoding TrkH family potassium uptake protein, with amino-acid sequence MRLKVVLNTLGIILKYIGALMLIPALVGFYYSWQDPAQFPSVMVFIYSFLVTTSVGLTLEYTNRSSDDFRNRESFGIVAFAWLLAAIFGALPFLLSGMHPVDALFESMSGFTTTGATIMTDIESHSKALLFWRCFMQWLGGMGIIMLFLAILPKLGIAGRQLFRAEAPGPTEDKLKPRLKETAKILWMVYVVISAVEFIALWLAGMGVYDSLTHTFTTMACGGFSPRADSIAAFNSPLIEGIIVFFMFVAGANFALHYRLIYVDHRSLLKDGEFKFYSFIVVSSAAALTWTLWRTGTFEGIGTSFRYAIFQVLSIITTTGYATHDFNTWPDSSRMVLVILMFIGGCAGSTAGGIKVVRLLLMLKYAYRELFRSLQPKLVRPIRLGERVVPEDVMNSIFSFIILYVLVFMTSTFILSELGVGAISAASASIVTLGNIGPGFDLVGPWSNFSTIPDMGKLVLIGNMWIGRLEIFTVLVLLIPGFWKE; translated from the coding sequence ATGAGATTAAAAGTGGTCCTTAACACCCTGGGAATTATCCTGAAGTATATTGGGGCTTTGATGCTTATCCCTGCACTGGTGGGATTTTATTATTCCTGGCAGGACCCGGCCCAGTTCCCATCTGTTATGGTCTTTATATATTCGTTTTTGGTCACAACCTCAGTGGGTCTCACGCTGGAATATACCAATCGCAGCAGCGATGACTTCAGGAACAGAGAGAGTTTTGGCATCGTGGCTTTTGCCTGGCTCCTGGCAGCAATATTTGGCGCTTTGCCCTTCCTGCTGAGCGGAATGCATCCGGTGGATGCCCTGTTCGAGTCCATGTCAGGTTTTACCACCACAGGTGCCACCATTATGACAGATATCGAGTCCCATTCAAAGGCCTTGCTGTTCTGGCGCTGCTTCATGCAGTGGCTGGGCGGCATGGGTATCATTATGCTGTTTTTGGCCATCCTGCCCAAACTGGGAATAGCGGGCCGGCAGTTGTTCAGGGCAGAGGCGCCTGGGCCCACTGAAGATAAACTCAAGCCCAGGCTCAAGGAGACGGCCAAGATACTGTGGATGGTGTATGTGGTCATTTCAGCAGTTGAGTTCATTGCACTGTGGTTGGCCGGTATGGGGGTGTACGACAGCCTGACCCATACCTTCACTACCATGGCGTGCGGCGGGTTCTCACCCAGGGCCGATTCCATTGCAGCTTTCAACAGTCCCCTTATCGAGGGGATCATCGTTTTTTTCATGTTCGTAGCAGGTGCTAATTTTGCACTGCATTACAGGCTGATATATGTGGACCATAGAAGTTTGCTAAAGGACGGTGAGTTTAAGTTCTACAGTTTTATTGTAGTCTCTTCCGCTGCGGCGCTGACCTGGACACTCTGGAGGACGGGGACGTTTGAGGGGATCGGCACATCTTTCAGGTATGCCATATTCCAGGTGTTGTCTATAATAACAACAACGGGTTATGCCACCCATGATTTTAACACGTGGCCGGACTCGTCCCGCATGGTGCTGGTCATACTCATGTTCATTGGAGGCTGTGCAGGTTCCACTGCAGGCGGGATCAAGGTGGTGCGGCTGCTGTTGATGTTGAAGTACGCATACCGGGAACTGTTCAGGTCGCTCCAGCCAAAGCTGGTGCGGCCTATCCGGCTGGGTGAGCGGGTAGTACCTGAGGATGTGATGAACAGTATCTTCTCATTCATTATCCTGTATGTACTGGTGTTCATGACCAGTACGTTCATATTGAGCGAGTTGGGTGTTGGGGCCATCAGCGCTGCTTCGGCATCCATTGTGACGCTGGGTAATATCGGGCCAGGCTTTGACCTTGTGGGGCCGTGGTCTAATTTCAGTACCATACCTGATATGGGGAAACTTGTGCTTATTGGCAATATGTGGATCGGCAGGCTTGAGATTTTCACTGTGCTGGTGCTGCTGATCCCAGGGTTCTGGAAGGAGTGA
- a CDS encoding TrkH family potassium uptake protein, with product MSWNDLKIILRDVGSLLLIVSLLALVSIAVPLVFLEYGAIYAMLVTSVLAGIAGLGLKSIGRTKDEIQLTHAMAISSIAWLVIPLFGSVPYILIEGMSPLNSVFESTSGWTGTGLTMITAPSQLTHTIQFWRSLTQWIGGVGVIVLIISIITRPGTSMYHLYRAEGREEKIFPRIMTTVRMIWWIYFLLTILSILILLVAGMPLWDSINHGMTAISTGGFSVKDSSIAAYDDPLIELALIPIMVMGAIPFLVHYRVLKGNVGAFFKDVQCRSLLILLFIGGGLLVAENFPNYDWLSGSLRYSVFQVVSGLTCTGLQTATIHTWAPNAKLVIILLMLIGGAAGSTAGGIKIVRAAAMFAGIGWWYKKLSLPHEVVVVQKFGDKVLSDDEMGAQLNEAAIISFLWVLFLFVGIFVMLHIAPPPYYVDDVIFEVVSAQSNVGLSTGITSPDMMWAGKLMLVFNMWIGRLEIIPIIVTLKLLLRRFG from the coding sequence TTGTCATGGAATGACTTGAAGATTATATTGAGAGATGTGGGCAGCCTCTTACTGATAGTAAGCCTGCTTGCACTGGTATCCATTGCAGTGCCCCTGGTATTTTTGGAATATGGAGCCATTTATGCTATGCTGGTCACGTCAGTTCTGGCCGGCATTGCAGGACTGGGGTTAAAATCCATAGGCAGGACCAAAGATGAGATACAGCTTACGCATGCCATGGCCATCTCATCCATTGCATGGCTGGTAATCCCCTTATTTGGCAGCGTCCCGTATATCCTGATCGAAGGCATGTCCCCCTTAAATTCGGTATTTGAATCCACTTCGGGATGGACGGGCACAGGGCTCACTATGATAACGGCCCCATCACAACTTACCCATACCATCCAGTTCTGGAGGTCGCTTACCCAGTGGATAGGCGGAGTTGGGGTGATCGTGCTGATAATCAGCATCATAACCCGGCCCGGCACCAGTATGTACCACCTGTACCGTGCAGAAGGACGGGAAGAAAAGATATTCCCCAGAATCATGACCACTGTAAGAATGATATGGTGGATATATTTCCTGTTGACGATCCTTTCCATTCTAATCCTGCTCGTGGCCGGAATGCCTCTATGGGATTCCATAAACCACGGCATGACCGCCATATCCACAGGCGGCTTTTCAGTAAAGGATTCAAGTATCGCAGCTTATGATGACCCATTGATAGAACTTGCCCTGATACCGATAATGGTAATGGGTGCAATTCCATTTTTGGTACATTACAGGGTCCTGAAAGGGAACGTGGGTGCTTTTTTTAAAGATGTGCAGTGCCGCAGCCTGTTAATCCTGCTCTTTATAGGAGGGGGACTGCTTGTGGCAGAGAACTTCCCCAATTACGACTGGTTGTCAGGGTCCCTCAGGTATTCTGTATTCCAGGTAGTGTCAGGTTTGACCTGTACAGGCCTGCAGACCGCCACCATACACACCTGGGCACCCAATGCCAAACTTGTAATCATTCTATTGATGCTGATCGGAGGTGCTGCGGGTTCCACTGCCGGGGGTATCAAGATAGTAAGGGCCGCCGCCATGTTCGCAGGGATCGGGTGGTGGTATAAGAAACTCTCGCTGCCCCATGAGGTAGTAGTGGTCCAGAAGTTCGGGGATAAGGTACTGTCTGATGATGAAATGGGTGCACAGCTCAATGAAGCAGCCATCATCTCGTTCTTATGGGTGTTATTCCTGTTTGTGGGTATTTTCGTAATGCTGCATATCGCACCACCGCCGTACTATGTTGATGATGTTATATTTGAGGTGGTATCGGCACAGAGCAATGTGGGATTGTCCACGGGCATAACGTCGCCTGATATGATGTGGGCCGGTAAACTGATGCTGGTATTCAACATGTGGATAGGCAGGCTTGAGATCATACCCATTATTGTGACGCTCAAATTATTGCTGCGGCGTTTTGGATAA
- the trkA gene encoding Trk system potassium transporter TrkA, whose amino-acid sequence MHIIIIGAGDVGYHLAKALYQDHEVVIIEKDEDALGQVMGLDVQIIQGNGADIKILKQAGVEKSDLVVAVTDHDELNIVASMGAKLLTKNGTKTIAMVSNPDYINEPVTMREQVGMNIMICPELSLAYAMYQILSIPSAVDVQDFVGGMVKMIEFKVNDGNVLVNKTLKEIQFPQCSMISAIFRDSDVIIPGGGDIIRSGDRVVMIGKEEAIQEIRKWFEVSNLSKKVLIVGGGTVGFYLVELLRKNDFNITLVEKDLKRCEMIAESLPNIMVINGDGTDMKILEEVNVPGMAAVVSVTNSDEKNLLCSLLARQLGANKVLARVDRTEYTQLFEMVGVDVAMSSREATINEVLKTTLLKTGIQSIATLEGEKAEVLELTARSGSRIVKKPLKSVKFPKDAIVSTIVRESNIIIPDGNVQVQPRDKVIVFTKLEMVSKVEELFK is encoded by the coding sequence TTGCACATAATTATCATCGGTGCCGGTGATGTTGGATATCATCTTGCCAAAGCGCTCTATCAAGACCACGAAGTGGTTATTATTGAAAAGGATGAAGATGCCTTAGGGCAGGTAATGGGTCTTGATGTACAGATTATCCAGGGCAATGGTGCTGATATAAAGATCCTGAAACAAGCGGGAGTTGAAAAATCAGATCTGGTAGTAGCTGTAACCGATCATGATGAACTCAATATCGTAGCCAGTATGGGAGCCAAGCTGCTGACCAAAAACGGAACCAAGACCATTGCAATGGTCAGCAACCCTGATTATATAAATGAACCTGTGACCATGCGAGAACAAGTGGGCATGAACATCATGATCTGTCCCGAACTTTCCCTTGCCTATGCAATGTACCAGATACTTTCGATACCTTCGGCTGTTGATGTCCAGGATTTTGTGGGAGGAATGGTCAAGATGATCGAGTTCAAAGTAAATGACGGGAATGTGCTGGTGAACAAAACACTTAAAGAGATACAATTTCCCCAGTGCAGCATGATCTCAGCCATATTCAGGGATTCCGATGTCATCATTCCGGGAGGGGGCGATATCATCCGCTCAGGTGACCGTGTGGTAATGATAGGCAAGGAAGAGGCCATACAGGAGATAAGGAAATGGTTCGAGGTCAGCAACCTGAGCAAAAAAGTGCTGATAGTAGGAGGCGGTACTGTTGGGTTCTACCTGGTTGAGCTGCTTCGGAAAAATGACTTTAACATCACACTGGTCGAAAAGGACCTGAAGCGGTGTGAAATGATTGCCGAGTCCCTGCCAAATATCATGGTCATAAACGGTGATGGCACTGATATGAAGATACTGGAAGAAGTAAATGTCCCTGGTATGGCTGCAGTGGTTTCTGTTACCAATAGTGATGAGAAGAACCTGCTATGCTCCCTGCTTGCCAGGCAGTTGGGCGCAAATAAGGTCTTGGCCCGGGTGGACAGGACCGAATACACCCAGTTGTTCGAGATGGTGGGTGTGGATGTGGCCATGAGTTCCAGGGAAGCTACCATCAACGAGGTGCTCAAGACCACGCTGCTCAAGACAGGCATTCAATCCATTGCCACACTGGAAGGTGAAAAAGCTGAAGTGCTTGAACTTACTGCCAGGTCAGGTTCCAGGATAGTAAAAAAGCCACTAAAAAGTGTCAAGTTCCCAAAAGATGCCATTGTCAGCACAATAGTACGCGAAAGTAACATAATTATACCTGACGGTAATGTCCAGGTACAACCACGTGATAAGGTTATTGTCTTCACCAAACTGGAAATGGTTTCAAAGGTGGAGGAACTTTTCAAGTAG
- a CDS encoding ATP-dependent DNA helicase: MKISEIDIPDAIKGFYTESGISELYPPQEKAVEAGLLEGRNILAAVPTASGKTMIAEMAMLKSIINGGKCLYIVPLRALASEKYARFREFEELNMQAGVSTGDLDSRDEWLGRRDIIVATSEKTDSLIRNGASWIKDITVIVADEVHLLDSPDRGPTLEITLARLMQMNPDVQIIALSATVGNAQEMAQWLDAALVESKWRPIDLLEGVFLSGAIKFQNSLRTVEHKYKDELTDLVYDTLDEGGQCLVFESSRRNAEASARRLGQTLGKSLGIPGSSESSESPGHEYSVELDSLANRVLDTGETEITRRLAQCVRGGAAFHHAGLLSEQRKLIEDGFRNNLIKVLSSTPTLAAGLNMPARRVIIKSYRRYDPNYGMVPIPVLEYKQMAGRAGRPGLDPYGESVLISKSDEEMEVLIEQYVNNNAEDIYSKLGTESALRTHILSIVSTGLVKNREELMDFLGRTFFGYQQDTWKLAAVVDEVIEFLVANNLVIDSDGLHPTELGELVTKLYIDPMSASTIMEGKRHLGRVNVTELTLLQLICNTPNMRPLYLRNNDYSWLDDYVQQHNDEFVAPPPPHSSEYEWFMSEVKTAVLLLEWISESKEDDITSRFNIGPGDIRAQADTAQWLMHSTARIFSYLGSEHAGFAEELVERISYGAAKELLPIIKIKGIGRVRARKLYNAGYKDIEAIRKEKFKALADIIGPKIAANTLRQLGIDVEPEPNGDHDQTGKGTGQQNIIDF, encoded by the coding sequence ATGAAAATCTCAGAGATCGACATTCCTGATGCTATAAAAGGATTCTACACAGAGTCCGGCATATCTGAACTTTACCCGCCCCAGGAAAAGGCTGTTGAAGCCGGACTGCTTGAAGGGCGAAATATATTAGCAGCCGTGCCCACGGCGTCGGGCAAGACCATGATCGCTGAGATGGCCATGCTGAAGTCCATCATCAATGGCGGAAAGTGCCTGTATATCGTGCCCCTCAGGGCATTGGCATCAGAGAAATATGCACGGTTCAGGGAATTTGAGGAACTTAACATGCAGGCAGGGGTTTCCACAGGCGACCTGGATTCCAGGGACGAATGGCTGGGCAGGAGGGATATTATTGTTGCAACCTCTGAGAAGACAGATTCACTGATACGCAACGGTGCATCCTGGATAAAGGATATTACAGTAATTGTGGCAGATGAGGTGCACCTGCTGGATTCACCTGACAGGGGCCCGACCCTTGAGATCACCCTTGCACGGCTCATGCAAATGAACCCGGATGTCCAGATAATCGCACTCTCTGCCACAGTGGGAAATGCACAGGAGATGGCGCAGTGGCTTGATGCTGCACTGGTTGAAAGTAAGTGGCGGCCGATCGACCTGCTGGAGGGAGTATTTTTAAGTGGTGCAATAAAATTCCAAAATTCCCTGCGTACTGTGGAGCATAAGTACAAAGATGAACTGACCGACCTGGTCTATGATACCCTTGATGAAGGTGGGCAGTGTCTTGTATTTGAAAGCAGCCGGCGGAATGCTGAGGCCAGTGCCAGGCGGCTTGGCCAGACCCTTGGTAAAAGCTTAGGAATCCCGGGAAGCTCAGAAAGTTCAGAAAGCCCCGGACATGAATACAGCGTAGAACTGGATAGCCTCGCCAACCGGGTCCTGGATACTGGTGAGACTGAGATCACAAGACGGCTGGCACAATGTGTCAGGGGCGGGGCGGCATTCCACCATGCAGGGCTGCTGTCGGAGCAGAGAAAACTGATAGAGGACGGATTCAGGAACAACCTTATCAAGGTACTTTCATCCACGCCCACACTTGCTGCCGGATTGAACATGCCTGCCAGGCGCGTTATTATCAAGAGTTACAGGCGGTATGACCCAAACTACGGTATGGTGCCCATACCTGTACTGGAATATAAACAGATGGCAGGCCGGGCAGGGCGTCCAGGACTTGACCCGTATGGTGAGTCCGTGCTGATATCAAAATCTGATGAGGAAATGGAAGTACTTATTGAGCAGTATGTGAACAACAATGCCGAGGACATCTATTCCAAACTCGGTACCGAAAGCGCCTTGCGCACCCACATCCTTTCAATAGTATCTACCGGGCTTGTAAAAAACAGGGAGGAACTGATGGATTTTTTAGGCCGTACTTTTTTTGGGTACCAGCAGGATACCTGGAAGCTTGCGGCTGTAGTCGATGAAGTGATAGAGTTCCTTGTGGCGAACAACTTGGTAATAGACAGTGACGGGCTGCACCCAACCGAACTGGGAGAACTGGTGACAAAGTTGTATATTGACCCAATGTCTGCCAGTACCATTATGGAGGGAAAGAGGCACCTGGGCAGGGTGAACGTGACCGAACTGACATTGCTTCAGCTGATCTGCAATACCCCGAATATGCGGCCCCTGTATCTGAGAAATAACGATTATAGCTGGCTGGATGACTATGTGCAGCAGCACAATGATGAATTTGTAGCTCCTCCTCCCCCGCACAGCAGCGAGTATGAGTGGTTCATGTCTGAAGTAAAGACAGCCGTGTTACTTCTGGAATGGATATCTGAAAGCAAGGAAGATGATATTACAAGCAGGTTCAATATCGGTCCGGGTGATATAAGGGCACAGGCGGACACTGCACAGTGGCTTATGCATTCCACTGCCCGCATATTTTCCTATCTTGGCAGCGAACATGCGGGGTTTGCAGAGGAACTGGTGGAGCGCATATCCTATGGTGCAGCTAAGGAACTGCTGCCCATTATCAAGATAAAGGGTATCGGGCGTGTGCGGGCAAGGAAGCTCTATAATGCAGGATATAAGGATATCGAAGCTATCAGGAAGGAAAAATTCAAAGCACTGGCTGATATTATCGGGCCGAAGATAGCTGCTAATACCCTCAGGCAGCTTGGGATTGATGTGGAACCGGAGCCAAATGGAGATCATGACCAGACAGGAAAGGGTACAGGACAGCAGAATATCATAGATTTTTAG
- a CDS encoding LL-diaminopimelate aminotransferase, with amino-acid sequence MYSERINNLPPYLFAAIDEAKARVIEKGVDVIDLGVGDPDMPTPDNVIQALYRSAQNPTRHKYPSYTGMLSFREAAAKWYKEHLGIELDPISQVLTVIGSKEGIAHIPLAFINPGEIALIPDPAYPVYKIGTLFADGKPCIMPLLEENGFLPDLDAIPKDVAKLAKLMFLNYPNNPTSAIAPDKFFEEVIEFAKENEVIIVHDNAYSEMTFDGYKAPSFLKFDGAMDVGIELHSLSKTYNMTGWRIGFAVGNAEILDGLGKVKTNVDSGAFEAVQEAGIAAMQGPQQCISDMNKIYTQRRDALMVGLKELGIDVKPPKATFYIWAPVPEGHDSMGLSKILLEEAGIVATPGVGFGDYGEGYVRFSLTQSVERINEAVERMGQLEL; translated from the coding sequence ATGTACTCAGAAAGGATCAACAATCTCCCTCCGTATCTTTTTGCAGCTATAGATGAGGCAAAGGCCAGAGTAATTGAAAAAGGCGTGGATGTGATAGACCTGGGTGTTGGCGACCCGGATATGCCCACACCTGATAATGTTATCCAGGCCCTGTATAGATCTGCACAAAACCCAACCAGGCATAAATACCCTTCATATACCGGCATGCTGTCCTTCAGGGAAGCCGCAGCTAAGTGGTACAAGGAACATCTGGGTATTGAACTGGATCCAATCTCCCAGGTGCTGACCGTGATAGGCTCAAAGGAGGGTATTGCCCATATTCCACTGGCATTCATAAACCCCGGAGAGATTGCCCTGATCCCGGACCCCGCATATCCTGTGTATAAAATCGGCACATTGTTTGCTGATGGAAAGCCATGTATTATGCCTCTGCTTGAAGAAAATGGCTTTTTGCCTGACCTTGATGCAATACCCAAGGATGTAGCAAAACTGGCAAAACTAATGTTTTTGAACTACCCGAATAACCCCACATCGGCCATAGCACCTGACAAGTTCTTTGAAGAGGTAATTGAGTTCGCAAAAGAGAATGAGGTCATCATCGTCCATGACAATGCCTATAGTGAGATGACATTTGACGGTTATAAGGCACCAAGTTTCTTAAAATTTGACGGCGCCATGGACGTGGGTATTGAGCTGCATTCCCTGTCAAAGACCTATAATATGACCGGATGGAGGATAGGGTTCGCTGTTGGTAATGCAGAAATCCTGGACGGTCTGGGCAAGGTCAAGACAAATGTGGATTCCGGGGCCTTTGAGGCGGTACAGGAGGCAGGTATCGCGGCAATGCAGGGTCCCCAGCAGTGTATCAGTGACATGAACAAGATATATACACAGAGGCGGGATGCCCTGATGGTGGGATTAAAGGAACTGGGTATTGATGTCAAGCCGCCAAAGGCTACATTCTATATCTGGGCTCCTGTACCTGAGGGTCATGATTCAATGGGCTTATCAAAGATACTGCTGGAAGAAGCAGGTATCGTGGCCACACCAGGCGTGGGTTTCGGTGATTATGGTGAAGGGTATGTGCGTTTTTCCCTGACCCAGTCAGTGGAACGGATAAATGAGGCTGTTGAACGAATGGGACAACTGGAATTATAG
- a CDS encoding circadian clock protein KaiC — MTIKNEILDRVDSGITGYNDLLNGGYFKKTVNVVSGESGTGKTVFGSQFLYHGAQNNKKSLCIMTSESAESLKKEMYSSFKWDLWEMEEAGKITFVDIANPELRLQKTIDMAPMELIMSFKKLLVRKIEEVKPDRIFIDAIEAMLLAIDSPYKLKTLVDDLFGVLRKYDVTSIVTVGTTFNVESVVEYGADSVTRLGRVVSGNNLQRSIYIAKLRGSSTLNEIRVLNISNNGISILDQSPYASTV; from the coding sequence ATGACAATCAAGAATGAAATTTTGGATAGGGTGGATTCAGGAATCACTGGTTACAATGATTTGTTGAACGGTGGCTATTTCAAAAAGACAGTAAATGTGGTTTCCGGGGAATCAGGGACCGGTAAAACTGTATTTGGCTCCCAATTTTTGTATCATGGTGCCCAGAACAATAAAAAATCCCTTTGTATTATGACTTCCGAATCAGCAGAATCCCTGAAAAAAGAGATGTATTCTTCATTCAAATGGGATTTATGGGAAATGGAGGAAGCAGGTAAGATAACATTTGTTGATATAGCCAACCCTGAACTCAGGTTACAGAAGACTATTGATATGGCACCTATGGAACTTATCATGAGCTTTAAGAAGCTACTTGTCCGTAAGATTGAAGAGGTAAAACCTGATAGGATATTTATTGATGCCATTGAAGCCATGTTACTTGCAATTGATTCTCCTTACAAATTAAAGACACTTGTAGATGACCTGTTCGGTGTGCTAAGAAAATATGATGTTACTTCTATCGTCACCGTAGGTACGACTTTCAATGTTGAGTCTGTTGTAGAATACGGTGCAGATTCGGTGACACGCCTTGGTCGGGTGGTTTCAGGTAACAACTTACAGCGTTCCATCTATATAGCAAAACTAAGGGGTTCGAGTACATTAAACGAGATACGTGTACTGAACATATCTAATAATGGTATCAGTATACTGGACCAATCACCCTACGCCTCTACTGTTTAG
- the eif1A gene encoding translation initiation factor eIF-1A: protein MHRKKPPVQNEIIRVRVPRKQDREILGVVESMLGANKIRVRCMDGVVRLGRIPGKMKKRTWIRAGDIVIVVPWDFQDAKSDVVWRYTKPQVDWLEKRGYLKG from the coding sequence ATTCATAGGAAAAAACCACCAGTACAAAATGAAATAATAAGAGTGAGGGTTCCCCGCAAACAGGATAGAGAAATTCTTGGTGTAGTTGAAAGTATGCTTGGTGCTAATAAGATAAGAGTGCGGTGTATGGATGGAGTGGTAAGACTCGGAAGGATTCCGGGAAAGATGAAAAAACGTACGTGGATTCGAGCAGGTGATATCGTTATTGTGGTACCGTGGGATTTCCAGGATGCGAAGTCAGATGTTGTATGGCGATATACCAAACCACAAGTGGACTGGCTGGAAAAAAGAGGATACCTGAAAGGATAA
- a CDS encoding serine protein kinase RIO → MVDLDTTSSKQLKTFDDKLDEFRKRIKDSDDFKVKDEVFDTATLMALYKLSSKGYLDALGGTVSTGKEANIFHAVRTQDDELQELAIKVYRISNSNFRAMQDYLIGDVRFRNIRHTKKDIVLAWTRKEFRNLSRAKEAGLNVPMPLITNRNILVMEFIGVENIPFPQLRDFNLDTEQASFVYEAVEDFFVRLYRDAQLVHGDLSEYNILVDPDSLTPVFIDMGQSVTLDHLNSDEFLRRDINNMARFFSRSKVDVDTKDLYEKVIRSGLDHQ, encoded by the coding sequence ATGGTCGACCTGGACACTACGTCTTCAAAACAACTGAAAACGTTTGACGATAAACTTGATGAGTTCAGAAAGAGGATCAAGGATTCTGACGATTTTAAGGTCAAGGATGAGGTTTTTGATACAGCTACGTTGATGGCCCTGTACAAGCTTTCATCAAAGGGATACCTGGATGCGCTTGGGGGTACAGTAAGTACAGGAAAAGAGGCAAACATCTTCCATGCAGTAAGAACACAGGATGATGAACTGCAGGAGTTGGCTATCAAAGTCTATCGCATAAGTAATAGTAATTTCAGGGCCATGCAGGATTACCTGATAGGTGATGTGAGGTTCAGGAACATAAGACACACCAAAAAGGATATTGTACTGGCATGGACCCGTAAGGAATTCAGGAATTTAAGCCGGGCAAAGGAGGCGGGGTTGAATGTACCCATGCCTCTTATAACCAACAGGAACATACTGGTTATGGAGTTTATCGGAGTGGAAAATATTCCCTTCCCACAACTTCGTGATTTTAACCTTGATACAGAACAGGCATCATTCGTATATGAAGCTGTTGAGGATTTCTTTGTGCGGTTGTACAGGGATGCACAACTGGTACATGGCGACCTTAGTGAATACAATATTCTGGTTGACCCTGATTCCCTGACTCCCGTATTTATTGATATGGGTCAGTCTGTGACACTTGACCACCTGAATTCAGACGAATTCCTGCGTAGGGATATCAACAATATGGCACGGTTCTTCTCCAGGTCCAAAGTGGATGTGGATACCAAAGACCTTTATGAAAAGGTAATTCGGTCCGGGCTCGACCACCAGTAA
- a CDS encoding RNA-processing protein (similar to yeast Dim2p protein that is essential for 40S ribosomal subunit; structural studies show binding to 3' end of 16S rRNA in complex with archaeal IF2 alpha): MIDSKTSTYIRVPMDRVGAIIGPEGSIKDIIEKKSTSKLDIDSQTGSVEVISPEDPLMAMRAGEVIKAIGRGFSPEKALRLFDDDMLILEIIDLSHIANTPKEMKRLKGRIIGKSGKTREIFENLTGSKISVMGKTVSLMGYPDQVLVVRTGIEMLLKGSPHGPVYSFLEKKRRDLKESRW; encoded by the coding sequence ATGATAGATAGCAAAACATCCACTTACATTAGAGTTCCCATGGACAGGGTCGGCGCAATAATCGGACCTGAAGGGAGCATTAAAGATATTATTGAGAAAAAGTCCACTTCAAAACTTGATATTGACAGCCAGACAGGGAGTGTTGAGGTCATTAGTCCCGAAGACCCGCTGATGGCAATGAGGGCAGGAGAGGTAATAAAGGCTATAGGACGGGGTTTTAGTCCTGAGAAGGCCCTTCGCCTGTTTGATGATGATATGCTTATCCTGGAAATTATTGATCTGAGCCACATAGCTAATACGCCAAAGGAAATGAAACGGCTTAAGGGGCGGATAATAGGTAAGAGCGGCAAGACAAGGGAGATATTCGAGAACCTGACAGGTAGCAAGATATCGGTTATGGGAAAAACAGTGAGCTTGATGGGATACCCTGACCAGGTATTGGTCGTACGTACCGGCATCGAGATGCTGCTCAAGGGTTCTCCACACGGTCCTGTATACTCTTTCCTTGAAAAGAAACGAAGGGATTTAAAAGAGAGCAGATGGTAG